The following are from one region of the Ischnura elegans chromosome X, ioIscEleg1.1, whole genome shotgun sequence genome:
- the LOC124171650 gene encoding aquaporin AQPAe.a-like, producing the protein MKGPSSIALLNFIGLSDVSGRSTLRALAAEFIGTFFLVLVGCGSTSRGWSEDYAPSILHIALCFGLTVAAMVQVTGHVSGGHINPAVTVGLLVSGQVTLLRTILYIVAQCVGAVVGAAVLQAMTPDDIGALGLGSVSLGRSVTAGQGLIVEALVSAVLVLVVHAVCDLGAKEPIGCSKVAASPGPLAIGLAVGTCHLFAVPYTGSGMNPARSFGSAALAGAWDQHWVYWVGPILGAVCSALLYKYVLQERKGMKDNDVV; encoded by the exons ATGAAGGGCCCAAGCAGTATTGCTCTCCTCAATTTCATCGGTCTGTCCGACGTGTCCGGCCGCTCGACATTGCGCGCCTTGGCTGCAGAGTTCATCGGCACCTTCTTCCTCGTACTCGTGGGATGCGGGTCTACTTCCCGAGGCTGGAGCGAAGACTACGCCCCATCCATCCTCCACATCGCTCTCTGCTTCGGACTCACCGTTGCAGCCATGGTGCAG GTTACGGGGCATGTGAGTGGTGGCCATATAAACCCCGCTGTCACAGTTGGGCTGCTTGTCTCTGGCCAAGTGACTCTGCTTCGCACAATTCTATATATCGTGGCGCAATGCGTGGGTGCGGTCGTCGGTGCTGCTGTTCTGCAG GCCATGACTCCGGATGATATAGGCGCCCTGGGTCTGGGTAGCGTTTCCTTGGGTCGCTCTGTGACTGCCGGCCAGGGCCTAATCGTGGAAGCTCTAGTGAGTGCTGTCCTCGTCCTTGTGGTTCATGCAGTTTGTGACTTGGGCGCTAAGGAGCCCATCGGATGCAGCAAAGTGGCGGCTTCTCCCGGACCTCTGGCCATTGGACTAGCAGTCGGCACATGCCACTTGTTTGCC GTGCCTTACACGGGAAGTGGAATGAATCCCGCCAGAAGTTTCGGGTCCGCTGCCCTTGCCGGTGCCTGGGATCAACACTGG GTTTACTGGGTGGGGCCTATTCTCGGCGCCGTGTGCTCAGCGCTGCTCTACAAGTACGTTCTTCAAGAAAGAAAGGGAATGAAAGATAATGACGTTGTGTAG